The genomic stretch TACAATTTTGTTCTAAAGTCATATATTTCTTTGTGTTTCTTACAAGGGTGAAAAAGCCAATTGGGAAGAAAGATGTAAAAGTAAAATTAATGCAAATTATTATGAAACTTATGTTGGATGATCATTATCACAATCACAGCCAACTTGTTccaattctttttctttatttccgATTTAATTGTATCAAAGTTGTGAAATTTATAAATTAGAATTTTACTGATTTAACTACTCCCTTTAGTTGAGTACAACCTTCCAAAGAGGTATTTTCTATTCCACCAAattttcatttgcttgcttTCACAGAACTCTATGTATGATTGTTTTCCACTAGCATAATTTCATCATTCATATGGAATTTTTGAAACATATAGTGAACGTTTGATCATCATTGCAGGGTTAATAGTGAAAATACCACATCTGCAAGCAAATATTGGGAAATATCATTAACCACTTTCTACTTATGGCTTCCAACTCCAATTCATGTGTGCAATTTCTTCTTATTTTGGCTTCATGATGGGTTTGTTCTACCAAATAAGCTCTTTTCACATGAGGGTGTTTTTCTATTGTATTTCATCATTACGATTGAGATGTGCTATCAAAGAAGAAATGAATTTTCATATTATCCTATAGTATGAATCTTTCAAGAGAGTGTGAAGGGCATTTTTTTTAGGACTAAATTGTGACAACGGTTCACTTATTCCTTTCAAGAATGCTTTATGAAATAGACACCTTAAGCTCCCAATACTCATGTTTGTTTGCCCAATGCTACAAATTTGTTGTCCACATTACCGATTGCTTTAGGAGGGGCAAAAGTACAAAAATTATCCTCAATAAGTTCTATGAGCCAGCTCTTAACttcaatttattagttttcaATAGATTTCCATCAATATGAACCTATAAATTTATTTCCTTCTAAAAACCTGGCTTTTGGATCATGTTATGTTTTGTTTTCCTATTGATCAGAACAATTATAAATTCTATGCTCCAATCCATATCATACTTGCCGGATTGCTTGATGAGACCAAAAATATATTAAGCATCAACTTGCTTGGATTTTGGATTCTATGTACGCAAAAACTTAGGGACTTCCTCGATCATAGTTAAGATGGATTGTCCGATACTTTCAAATTATTTGTGTGATGCTTTTCCATAATATATTTACAAGGTTGACTCTTTCTTTTCGAGTGTTAGGTTTGTCAAAATTGATGTGGATGAGATAAAACTAGTTAAGAACAAACCTAAGTGTTAAACTTTTTTAATCTTGTAATGAGTTGTAGTATAAGGATGGAAATTATCTATttgacattaaaaaaaaagtttttgctCTCATTTTTTATGTTGATGTTGAATAATAAAAAGTAATATATTATAACTTCAACTTTGGATGTTTTCTTATTATGTTATTCAGTTAGTCCTTTTTGACATTTTCTTCTATGTTCTTGATTAACATATGTAGAAGAAATACTATGTGCACTTAAAAATTAACTTTATTTTTATGTAGGGTATGAAAGGATTTGTTTATGTGCAATTCAACTTCAACTAATATGATATTTATCTTATATACATGTTTTTTTAATAACTTATATCTGCAATACTTTCTACTTTCTCAATCTTATtgtgtttttcttaaaaattatgtaaaaaattttaaatagaGGCATTCAACACCCGCGCATTGCGCGGGCTTTCATACCGtagtatgtaagataaaaagtgtTTAAAAAATGTGTTAATAGAACACATAAATTTTTCCGAAGAAAGATAAGGCctaattaacaaattttttgtttttggtaatAAAATTAGAGGGAGAAATATTTAACTAACAGCCTCCTAACACGCGCCAACTGAAAATGAAGTAATGAATCacctctcctcctcctccacttGCCGCCGCATCCGTTCTTTCGCCACCCTTCTCCTCAAcctcaccaccaccaccaccaccaccgctGGAAGACTTTTCTCCACCCAAATGACCCAATCACGGCTATCTTCGCCAATAAACCATCGAACGAAGTGGCCCCCACCAAAACCAAACCCAAAACCATTCCAATCTAAGTCCACCCAACCCCAGTTCCAAAACCCTAAAAGCCCTAATTTCGACTCTTCCCCTGACTTCACCACCTTATCTAACCTTCTTACCAATCCTTCCCTTGAGCCCGACCCGGAGCTTGAAAATGCCCTGAATCAGGCCCGAGTCGAGCCTAGGCCGGATTTGCTACTGCAGATATTCAACCATTTTGATTCTTCTCCTAAACCCTTGTACATTTTCTACCTCTGGGCTGAGAAACAGCCGGGTTTTAAATTCTCTCTGGCTGTTTTCAATGCATTGATTAATGTACTTGGGAAGGCCCGAGAGTTCAACCGGGCTTGGGCTTTAATACATGATAAGATTAATGCTAGTGAAGAGAGGCCTAATTTTGATTCATTTGTTATTATGATCAGGAGATTTGCAAGAGCAGGTAGACTTGCATCTTGCACTGGATAATTTTTTTACTCGTGGattatttgatatttataatcTGCAAGATTCTTGTGATTTACTGttgaaaatttatttgaaaatgcTGAAGTTTGAATTAGACTCCAAGATGGATTCTGAGTTCAAATAGGATTTTGTCTTTGATCTTTGTGATTATGGGTTTCTAGTTTATGTACGTTGTTATTCTTGGAAATGTTTCAGTTTTCTGGTCGTGGAATTTGTGAAGCAGTGTGTGCTCGTTTTTTACAGTTTTTGTTGTTTGGGGGTGGGGGATGGTGGGGCTGGGGACAGAGGCCTCAGTTTTTTTATGGCTGCTTTTGAAAATCTCGTATATCATGATGCATTTTTTCCTGCCATTTTGTTTTTAAGAAAGAATTTGTGTAAAATTTACTGAGATTTATAGGAGAATCATGAACATTTGCACACAagtgctttcttttcttggaaTGCTTTGGATATATCAATGATCAAGTTATTTACCAGCACCAGAGATCCCCTGATGATCTGAATCTTCCTGTTATTGAGAATCTTCTTTTAACTGCAAATACTGAAAATGAGATGTCTCTAAGTAGTTTGAGCAAGTTTTTGATTTAATGTTGCATCCAATACATTCCCTATTGAGAAAACGGTTTACTGCTGACTTGTGTTCTGCTTAGCATTGAGTCATTATTTTTGTGTTCTTCATGTttaactttatttattttgtttaagtgttgaattgtgCATCATTCATGACTCTCTTTCCTTTGCAGGATTGCCTTCACAAGCTATTCAAACTTATGAATTTGCTTCCAATTTGGCATTTCGTCAGGCTTCAGATTCAGAGCAGAAATTGTTTGAGATTTTATTGGATTCTTTATGCAAGGAGGGACTTGTTAGGGTAGCTTACAAGTGTCTTAAAAATCGAAGGGAACAGGATACAAGCTGGGTTCCATATATACGCATTTACAATATACTGTTAAATGGTTGGTTCCGATCAAGGAATTTAAAACAGGCTGAACGATTTTGGATGGAAATGAAAAGGGAAAACATTAAGCCGAGCATTGTAACTTATGGTACTCTTGTTGAAGGATATTGCCGGATGGGCCATGTTGAGGTAGCAATGGGCTTAATAGCTGAGATGAAGAGGGAAGGAGTTGAGCCGAATGCAATTGTTTATAATCCAGTAATTGATGCTCTAGGAGAGGCTGGGAGGTTCAAGGAGGCACTGGGGATGATGGAACAGTTTTTGGTGTTGGTATCTGGGCCAACTATTTCGACCTATAATTCACTGGTTAAGGGTTTCTGTAAGGCTGGAGATCTGGAAGGGGCAAGTAAGATC from Coffea eugenioides isolate CCC68of chromosome 8, Ceug_1.0, whole genome shotgun sequence encodes the following:
- the LOC113780679 gene encoding pentatricopeptide repeat-containing protein At5g11310, mitochondrial; protein product: MNHLSSSSTCRRIRSFATLLLNLTTTTTTTAGRLFSTQMTQSRLSSPINHRTKWPPPKPNPKPFQSKSTQPQFQNPKSPNFDSSPDFTTLSNLLTNPSLEPDPELENALNQARVEPRPDLLLQIFNHFDSSPKPLYIFYLWAEKQPGFKFSLAVFNALINVLGKAREFNRAWALIHDKINASEERPNFDSFVIMIRRFARAGLPSQAIQTYEFASNLAFRQASDSEQKLFEILLDSLCKEGLVRVAYKCLKNRREQDTSWVPYIRIYNILLNGWFRSRNLKQAERFWMEMKRENIKPSIVTYGTLVEGYCRMGHVEVAMGLIAEMKREGVEPNAIVYNPVIDALGEAGRFKEALGMMEQFLVLVSGPTISTYNSLVKGFCKAGDLEGASKIIKMMINRGFVPSVTTYNYFFRHFSKSGKIDEGLNLYAKITDSGYAPDRLTYHLLVKMLCVHGKLDLSMQVVKEMRASGCDLDLATSTMLIHLLVKTQHVDMAFEEFEDMIRRGLVPQYLTYQKMSFELRKQGKLKMAQKISDLMSSVPHSKKLPNTYGAHEELSHARKKTIMKKAVVMSDVLKTYRNPRKLVKHRYLPKSGVSRADR